The following DNA comes from Cucumis sativus cultivar 9930 chromosome 7, Cucumber_9930_V3, whole genome shotgun sequence.
ttataatttctttttcgtCCTTCATCACAACTATTTCGACCTGAGGTGATTACATAACTTAgtgttagattttttttatgtacaTGTGTAATCTATactataaatacaaaatatcacGATTCAACAATAGACATGCTTGAACGAACAaccatattcttttttcattacaactttatgtatatataggtgtaataaaaaatcactatCAAACCGTGGATATTTATGACGCTTAACTGGATAGTCACATTACATCGTTAAGATGAAATGGTATATCATTCTAGAgtgtgatttaaatattaaatatgaaatatgaaacAATAATATCTCAtgatatagatatatttgataattgagCTAAAGTGATTACATGACTTactgttatatttttttatgtacaAGTGTAATCTAGactacaaatataaaatatcacgATTCAACAATAGATCACATACTTGAACGAACAACTAGATTCTTTCTTCGTTACAACTTCATGTATAGGTGCGATGTAGAtcattaaatctaaaaaatatcactATCTAACCGTGAATATTTTATACTTAACTGAACACATCTTTATCACATTACATCTTTAGAATGAAATGGTATATCATGTCATAGAGTGATTTagatattaaatatgaaacaacaatttcattattaaaCCAAACGTCacttataaatttttctttaaacttttaataaatttatattctatcttttcttttcacgtgccatataaataaataaaaaatgaattaaaatatattgtaaaattttatattatatcaataatactATGCATGTTTATCGATATTCGATAATGtctacaattttaattataaaactaaaataattaaacgtACATGTAAAGTGTTGGGGAGTATTGCTTAAAAATGTGCATGCAAAGGGATGTAATGGGTGTGGCAAAGAGACGACATGTCACCGGGAGTTTGACAAAGTGATTGGGCAGGATGGGTTGCAAGTGTCGTTTTATGCATAATGCTGTCGTCTCTTCCTCCTACTCTTCACAACTTAATTCATTCAGTCACTCCAATGCCTTTATTATGGACCTTTTTCCAATGCATAcattaattcaatttcacacccaaaatattttcaaatctatgatttaccatttttagggtttcttactcctaaaatgattttgcttttcattttctgtttttttctttctctcaaagTTTAAGCTACGATGTGTTTCACGTGAAGTGAATACTACTTTCTATAActttaatcttcaaaaacGGTTTTTTAATGagtattttttattactatgttttatgaaatttattattgtttctttggtaGTAAGTTCcttaattttatcttaattCTAAAAGtggattgaatttttaataaatgtttataaattagaTAAGTGTTGTTTAGCcctttgatatttgaaaatcaagtATATTTCTTCCTAATCTCTtgtaatttagttttgattaaaAGGTAAATAAAGTGTTtaagattaattatttttaaaaaataaccaatGATTACCAAATCCCGATTTTAGTtttcatcaaacaaaacacaatattttaaaaaattacttaaaatatcaatatgaCATTGAAGGGAAAAAATCCAACTAAAAATTGGATTTATTATTGGTTCTACGAACAAAAGACAAGTtgcattaaataaaaaaaagaagaaggaattaTAAGtacaattgttttttataaaattaaaaaatgcatattaCTTTAATCTGATAATCACAATCATTTTCTCGAATCTCAACGTAACCCCATGGAAGTAAGTTTGGCCAATTAAACAAGGTTCCATCAAATTCCAAAGGCTTCTTCaattcttattatttcaaatctttaatttataaccACATTCCAATTTgcttttttaaacttaattaatgttaaaattaagcatccaattttgtataattaaaattcactGAATCTTTCAAATGTGGCCTTAATGACCCACTGGAGTATTTTTACATACTTTAATATGTAATGGGAAGTTGgaaaattactattatttaaattcatctatgaaaagtaataatacaaaattaaataaataacataattatttatttaaaaaaaaaaaaaacgaaaaaggaAAGTTTCAACCATTAGTGAAAAAGGTGGTGGTGATGAGCATATTggtggaaaaacaaaatttgatatattttacttattagccctccatttttatttttatatttggcatGTTTGTTCCAATATTTAGCTTTAACGGTaagtgaattattattatttttcgtgtaataattaaatttgtttcgTTTCCTATtctagagaagaagaaaaatcaatatttgattAGCAATCCATtattagattaattaaaagacTTTGTCCTCTTTCAAAAATACATATCCTTTAAGTTTTATAACGTTtcattgtcattttctttttactttaacgatagttttgaaaagataaaaattaccatttttatataaccaacaaattttataaatcatttttttctctcatctaTTATTTTAGCCAATTACTTACAATTGTCTTTAtcaactttattgtttttaaagttttaatatttcatgGGCCGTAAGGTAAAACGGCTATTTTagatctttaaaattaaaaaagaaatatatatcaGAAATGAGTGCTTCTCTAGGACTcatttgaggttttttttttttttgtcatattttgtaaatggttttactttattttatatttataacaatttctttatacataaaaggataatttttaaagagaaattacttcagatgacaaaatttttttagaaaaaaaccgTTCATAGGACCTTTTAAGTAACTAATGATATCAGACGACTATAAGATGGTTATTATAAggttatatgtttttaaacttgttatttttgtaatttagaaaatataataagacGTGCCctatatttgtataaaaaataaactaataaaaattaggaaacgagaaaatacataaacatgtactaaaaaataaactaataaaaattaggaaacgagaaaatacataaacatGTTGGAGTAGGAAAcgaaaagaaagtaaaaagaaaagggaggaAACAAATGATCCATtactaataattaaacaatcaaaCATAAATCCCCAAAATTGATGGGAAAAAGATATGGTAAATGAGAAtgtgaaaaaggaaaaagaaaaactacaatattagaaaacaaatagcTGAAAataagtagaaaaagaaagaacgaAAGGAGCGGAGATTATCGATATTGTTTTGATCGAgtgattaaaaattaagaatcacataatacaaaagaaaagaagtaaaaagacGAAGAAACCCTCCACATGCAAatggaagagagaaagagagagagaggaaaaaagcGACCACCAAGTAACTACCGTTTTGTGCTCACTGAATAACCACCCCTCCTTCTTCTCTATAAATtccatctctttcttctttctttcttcaaaccCTTCAAAAACCTCCCAAAATCATAACATTTCTTACTAAagtctctctctatctctcaaATTTTTGCTAATCCCTTCCATGGGAATCAATTCCAACCGAGTTGAAAATTTGGAATGTCGTGAAACGGTGTTGACGATGCCGGCTGACGCAATGCCGGAGCCGTCTCGACCCGAGATTGAGATTCATAAAGTTTGTTTACCTCCCGAGCAAACTACGTTTCAGAAACTTAAGCATAAGCTATCCGAGGTGTTCTTTCCTGATGACCCGTTTCATAGATTCAAGAACCAAACGACGCTTAGGAAATTGCTTTTAGGCCTTCAATTTCTCTTCCCGGTTTTTCAGTGGGGCCCTGAGTATACCCTCGCTCTTTTCAAGTCTGATGTCGTTTCTGGTCTTACAATTGCTAGCCTTTCTATTCCTCAGGTATGTATGATAATGAATAAGATTGTTTCATGCAAATTGAAATCTGAAGATTAGAgatcgttttttcttttttgtcttgatttttattatttttttatttatggaaaTGTGGGTTTTGTTTCATTCGTTTGGTTCGATTTTTCCTTTTCGAACTTTGTCAAATTTGACTATCCTTCATTTTggctttattattttaatgtgtttgtttgtttgtttgttttagcCATTACATTAAGTGTTCTATGATTCTAtctatccttttttttcttttcatttcttcgtTTTGATTTCTGTAGGGAATAAGCTATGCGAAACTAGCAAATTTGCCTCCAATCATCGGATTATGTGAGTATTATCTTGTTCAATATGATCTTTACTGAATGAAATTGAACCAGAAGTTAAATTTGGTTTGCTAACTCTTTGTGGGGTTTTGTTGCAGATTCAAGTTTTGTGCCTCCGCTCATATATTCTATCCTTGGGAGCTCTAGGCATCTTGCTGTTGGGCCAGTATCAATTGCCTCTTTGGTCATGGGATCGATGATTACTGAGGCGGTCTCTTATAATGAACACCCAACTCTGTATCTTAAGTTGGCTTTTACTGCTACCTTCTTTGCTGGTGTATTCCAAGCATCTTTAGGCTTGTTAAGGTATAAAATTAAGCATAAGTATAACCAATTGGGGAGGAATGAATTCCCATTAATTTTCTCTGTTTATGGATTTGTCCTTCAATTAATGGTTTTTTGACTTTCAATTTGTTACAGGTTGGGCTTTGTAATTGATTTTCTGTCAAAGGCTACTTTAGTTGGCTTCATGGCTGGTGCAGCAGTTATTGTGTCATTGCAACAATTCAAAGGGTTGCTTGGAATTGCCCATTTCACCACCAAAATGCAATTTATTCCTGTCATGTCTTCTGTTTTTCATCGCAAAGATGAGGTAAGTTCTTCCTTGCAGCATTAAGGGTGGTGgggaaaagagaggaaagcAACTAGCAAACAGATGAATAGTTCATAAAGTCGgttgattttttcaaatattctatatttctttattaaagaTGCCTTTTGTAAAAACTAAAGCCGGTtcattttatctaaatttgCTATTAATTTCGTAAGAATCTTGATTTGTATTCAATAGTTGAAGATATCTTTCAAGggctcattttttttattctagaTGGTCTGAGGTGTTATAACTGACGGGGcctttttatttgtctttttttattcattcacTGTTCTAACTCGGTGCATATAATGTGCAGTGGTCCTGGCAAACTATTGTTTTAGGCTTCATTTTCCTACTGTTTCTTCTGGGAACAAGGCATATAGTAAGTGGAttcaacaaattatatttattgctGTGCTTTATGTTTGCATAATGGCTCTGTTTTAGCTATAAGGTGGGATTAGTGGGGTGGGCCATGAGATAAACCAAGTAGTGGGGTCTCGAaaattccttttttaaaaaattaaaaatacattacaataataatagctCTGCTTCTAATGTGTTCTATCGTACATGAATTGACACAGAGCATCAAGAAACCAAAGCTTTTCTGGATTTCAGCAGCAGCTCCACTGACATCAGTTATTTTGTCCACAATTTTGGTCTTCTTGCTGAGAACAAAATTTCCTGGAATCTCAGTGGTACGAATTGACACtctaaaaaactttaaatatgtACCCTTAAACTAATACCATTTTCTCTAGATTACTTTATTTAGAACCACATAATGATTTTCTCTTCTGGCGTTCTCTTGATAGATTGGTCATTTGCCCAAGGGTGTCAATCCTCCATCTCTCAACATGCTGTACTTTACTGGTCCTCAGTTGGTACTTGCCATTAAAACTGGCATTATAACTGGAATTCTCTCACTCACCGTAAGTCCCTGTTTAAGAAAGATGTTGATTACAGATTTTAGGTTCTGGCTTGGTTACTTCTTAATCACCATGGCTTAAcgattcttttcattttgattttataacaTTTAGGAAGGAATTGCCGTTGGAAGGACGTTTGCTGGTTTGAAAAACTATCAAGTGGATGGGAATAAGGAAATGATGGCTATTGGTTTTATGAACGTGGCTGGATCTTGTTCTTCATGCTATGTCACTACAGGTGTTTGTTACCTTCCTATCAAACCTTCTTTATGAcgttgtttgtttgttgttacAGTTTTTTGACTTTTTGGATTGGAATCGATGTAACAGGATCATTTTCTCGGTCTGCTGTGAACTACAATGCCGGGGCACAAACAGCAGTTTCTAACGTTGTGTTGTCTGCAGCTGTGCTCATAACATTGTTGTTTCTGATGCCATTGTTCCATTATACTCCAAATTTCATCCTAGCAGCCATCATTATAACAGCAGTAATTGGGTTAATTGATTACCAAGCAGCCTGTAAGTTGTGGAAAGTTGACAAGCTCGATTTTTTGGCTTGtgtttgttctttctttgGCGTTCTTTTCATCTCCGTTCCATTGGGCCTTGCCATCGCAGTAAGTTTCTTCATTGCTATGTGATAGTTTATTCTGTAAGGTAATATCATTAACACATTGGAATTTTCAGGTTGGAGTCTCCGTTTTCAAGATTCTTCTGCATGTCACCAGGCCAAACACCATGGTTTTGGGGAATATTTCTGGGACTCATATATTCCAAAACCTTGACCGATACCGGGATGCATCAAGGGTGCCTTCATTTCTCATTCTTGCCATTGACTCTCCAATCTACTTCGCAAATTCAACATACCTACAAGAAAGGTGAGCTCGATATAATGAAAATCTTCTTTATGTCACGAAAGAGATCATTTAACCTATAACACATCCTTATGTCCTGTGCAGAATTCTTAGGTGGGttagggaagaagaagaacggATAAAATCAACTGAAGATAGCCCACTGAAATGTGTAATCCTAGACATGACAGGTATGCTAAGCAAAAAATTCTACTCCTAAGCGAGTATAAAAGAAGCCTTTCCTTTTGAGATTATCCACCAAATGGTTTCGCTCACGCTTGTCATATGCTTTTCTCAGCTGTAACATCCATAGATACAAGTGGTATAGAAACAGTATGCGAGCttaaaaagatattgatgAAAAAATCATTGCAGGTATGTTCCATGTGGCTTTAACTCTGCCTGTATGACCAAATGTTTTCCAAGAAACTTTTAACTGATAGACATTTCGGTATTTGTTTTGGTTAGTTTGTGCTAGCAAATCCTGGTGGAAACGTGATggaaaaactatataattcAAAGGCATTGGAGCAGTTCGAGTTCAACGGTCTCTACCTCTCAGTTGGAGAAGCTGTAAAGGACATTTCTTCTTTATGGAAGAGGCCGCTGTCATAACTTGTATCTTCTTGAAGCTTATATCATAGAGGGGAGAGTTTGAAAGAAACAGATAACCGGTCGATAAAGGatagtttttccttttcctctcGGGGTTATGAAAACATATTCCACCCTTATAGCAATCAGAAGAGGCGATGAAATGTTTTCAATCTCTGTTTCGTTCTTGCTCTTTTCTTGACAATGAAGCTAACAACCCACCAATTTCTTCACTTTGCATTGTATAATACATACAAGCAATCCTAGTTCTAGTTTAGTATCTGTTAGATTTGGGGCAAAAGCCTTAAGTAACTTTTACACTTTCATTATTACACCATTTATAAGTTTTTCACtttcaagaaagaaatgaaggaCAGCACTTTATTGCTTGTTCAAGACCATATACTAAATGAATAATCCCCAcgcttcaaaaaaaaaaaaataatcaaagttAATGTGATTTGGACTTTATTTACAACTCCAGCTTTTGCTAAAGAgcatcctcttttttttttttttttttttttttttttttttttttatagacaCTGTTCAAGATATTTAGTTCAATTTGGCATCTTATACCAAACTTGAAACATTTGCCTTGTTGAATGAACAAACTTATATCGTTATGCTTATTCCAAACTACATTTTCTGTATTCAAAAGTTAGACCAGCAAAAGGCATCCtaaaagattataatatttttttgaaaaggaagattaaaatatttaacgaTCAAGTAAGGTCAGGATGAATAACCAATCAAAACTTAATCGAATGTTTGACTATTTGCCATCTTGTTCTAACGgacaattttttaagattgtGATTCAAAAGCTGTAAATATTAAGAGATCTGTATAGCTATTTATACACAACAATTGCtcttaaaagtaaataaaatgaaaaatatgtcATTTATCAgaacatattttctttaaaaaatcgaataatgtttataaataacttcaaattcgtttgaaattgaaacaaattatttttaaaaaatcagcTTAGTGAAGATTGTACCGTTCTTTTTGGCTTTTCGTGCAAATGTAATTGGAAGATTTGgatacttttaattatttgcatcaaAGATTTAGAATATGCTTTGAAGTGTAAGAAAAACGCCAACTCTAgcacaaaaaaggaaaacatataATGGCGACAATGAAGGCCTTTTATCAAGAGAATCTAAGCAATAGAAAGTGATATTAAAGCAATTCAAGTCCATAATGACAAGATAAACTAACAGAATTTCCTTTTAGTTATGctaaaatttcattatattcaTAGCTATTCACTATATCATTGAAACACATTGCAAAATGAGGAGTAAAAGAAGTCTCATTCCAAACTAAGCTGTAAATTCATCTGtatgaagaaataaatgaataaaagcaACTAACAATATATATCCTTTAACcattaaaacaagaaaaggaaCAAAGCTTTATAGCCATCAGTCATCGCCTGTTTCACCATTGGAAGTGACCCTTTCCccaaaaagtaacaaaaactTCCTGTACTTGTGTAAAGCTTCGAAACACTAGATCATAATCCAGCGCACCGATCCCggttattttcaatatttacgGTCAATCATCATATCTCAAACTAGTTCCTCTTCCTTGATTCTAATTTGATCTGGCTTTTCATCAGCTTTATCCACTAgctaaacaaatttaataagataGGCCACCAAAAAATCCCATATGAAGAGGTGGTTCTTGCAATTTGAATTTCGAGCTCAGACATCTGCaccaaaatatgttttcattatGGTACAACTACATCTACTTCTCAATGATCTTAAACATTAGAACaagttttttctcaaaaataaacaaattggAACATGTCAACTCAACAGCAAAGTCGAGCATGGaatgaagtaaaataatagactaacatgaattaaaaaatttgtccTGGCATGTTTTGTTTTCCAGTCAACCATGTTAGTTAGCAGTAGTATTGTGAATAGtgaattttaaacaatttgaatGTCAAAGAAGGTTATCTGTTGATTTCCTTGAGCAAAGAAGCCTTACTTGAACGCAATCGTGTTATAGGAATTTCTCGAAGCTCCCGTTTGATGCACAGATATTCACCCAGTAAAGACATGACTACAAGCCCAGTTCCGTTCACAACCCACCATGTCATTGAGGAAGGCCACCCTCCATAAATGATACAAATGAAAAGATGGAATATATAGAGTGTGGCTGCAAAATCTAAGCACTTCTTTGCTCTTTCAATCAAATAAACCAGATAACCTGCTCTGTATGACAAGAAAAACGAAATGGTAAGAGAAGCTGACACTAGttttatataaaacatattaCACAAtacgagaaaaaaaaaaattgattcagAATTGATTACTTTGAAACTAGTTGCCAGCAAGTGtattaaacataagaaaagAGGGTACAACGCTAGAAAGTAACTCCCAGGATAACATTTAACAGAAACAATGTCTACTGTCCGTTTTACTCCAAAACTATTTTGCAATACTTCAACCACCCCAGTCCCCAATCCATCGCCCATGcattctaaacaaaaaattcaaggGAGGAAAACTGCCAGGAtcagtcaaaatattgaaatagaAAGCATGACAACCAACCATTAGCGGCATATTCTAAATAACTTGCTTTCTTATTCCGTAGAGTTTaaacatttatgtttttatcattGGCAATTTGAATTAGTAGACCTAACAAACCCAATcaccaaaatattaaacatgTGAATTTCTGTGATAGTAATATCTAATAAGGCAAAAAGGATATATTTCTTCAAACTCAAAACAGACTAAAAGGGATTCATGAGATAGGAAGTCAAGGGAAAAAAAGGTTCTCAAAAAAAGTAGCTAACCAGCTAGTACATGAACACGGACCTTAATTGAAATTCACATCACTTCCTGAAGGAACAACATACAGGATACTATGAACCATTAAGAAATAAACTCCAGACACCAAAGAGTTAGGtgcaattatattttacaaaaaaaatggccTAGTTACAtataaaaacacaaacattaaTATGACATCAAAACAATATCATCGAGGGCGTTTAATCTAAATCATTCCACATAATGTAACAAAGGCCGGATCAAATATAACTTGTCTAAACCAAGTGTCGTGTATTAACATGCGGCTAAAGTAGTTctaacttttaatatataaaaacaggGCAGACAAACATAGGTGAGATTTGTCAATTATTACTAACCATGCATTGCAAATATAATCCCAAATacggggggggggggggaggggggctaaaacctaaaacaaaattcttacCCAGCAATTGCACTTAACAGGAACGAAGCAATCACACACCAACCAGTGGCAGTAGAAACAGATATTGTAGCATAATCAAAGAAGTAAACAAGGCTGATCCGAGAAACGCGAGTCCCCACTAAAGTTGCAAGCAATATACCAAGAGTGAGGTAATAGAAACATTGAAGACAAACAATTTGGGCAACAATGAGCCAAGGGTCCCATACCACTGCACCATAGAACATGACTCCAGTAGTCAGTCGGTTCTCGCTTCTCAATTACTATACCCAAACCTAAACTCAACAGAACCCAACTCCTTCCAGAATAATTGAAATACGAATTACAAACCCTCAAATTGACAACGAAATTCAAGAGATGCCCATTTCTCTTGAAAAATCCTCTCGCTGGCTCTGGCACAAGAATTTACCAATCTTGTTTCATTGGATCTGAATCAAGCGAATCCAATATCCACCCAAACTAAAAtcagaaaaatatataactacagaaacattcaaataaaagagaaacaaatcCCAATTGAAGAATCCAACCCTAGAAATCGATTAAATCCCAATTCGCTAACACAACGAACACATCGCAATGCCGTCTAACcagaaaataagaattaaatcaagactgaaacaaataaaagcgTCAATCTTGAGATcgagaagagagaaataaaagcAACCGGCGGGAAAACTCAGGTTTCCGGGAAGAAttcctttccctttttcttcagATTTTGTAGGTCGTGTCCGGGCCGGTGCCTCTGATGAGAAAACTTTCTTTCGTAGAGATGCGCTACAGTTGTAATGTAAAATCGATTTGAAGCTTTTCCATTactttcataattaattagtattatataattaactaattggttaattcatttaaattaaaattacttccCTTATCCCCacgttttctttttgttttttcaaaaatagtttctttttttcttttttattttaaatattgcaatttatatttaatcataaatcaacttttcttttcttttaagaatatCCAACCCTATATTTGCCAGGTTGACAAACAAAATAGTACTTTAGTGtgaagaaatttattttaggaaattttatctttttgggagaatttatttttgaaaattttactttttaatttttaaaatgtaaaattttgtctaagaatatattttaaattaaaaataatgatagtAGTAgggtggaagaagaagagagtttttgctttattattattacaatacAAAAACGGTTGCATCAAATATATTGCACCTAATAAATATACTTCGAAGCTTTAGTAGTTAGTAAGgttaatttatctttaaatgTTCAGACCCTAAATTTGCATGGCTAACAAATGGAAGttctaattagaaaaagaatgagaagCAGAGTCTGGAAGAAAACTTAGTGGAGCTGCTGATAAAGAAATGTTTATTTGATGATGAAAAATTGCACTCTTTTTCCAATATTCACTGCTGAGCAATACAAAGTACAAAATGGATCCACAACAATTTTAGATTCAGCCTCGTCTAATTATATATGACAAGCTTGACACAATCATACATCCTCTCTGCTTTTTTTTAGCAACTTACATAGAAATGGTAGAGTATGTTAAACTAGGTTTCTTGATCACTTGAATATGCTGCTTGTTAAACTATCGTGTTGTTCGGCATCGACGATATGGAGGGCAGCATGGACAATTGACAACATCTTGTTACTTGCTATTTTATTAGTAGAATACAAAGGGCTATGGCAAGAAAAAGACCAATAGCGCCTAGCTGGGCAAGAG
Coding sequences within:
- the LOC101220911 gene encoding protein SYS1 homolog; protein product: MFYGAVVWDPWLIVAQIVCLQCFYYLTLGILLATLVGTRVSRISLVYFFDYATISVSTATGWCVIASFLLSAIAGAGYLVYLIERAKKCLDFAATLYIFHLFICIIYGGWPSSMTWWVVNGTGLVVMSLLGEYLCIKRELREIPITRLRSNV
- the LOC101203079 gene encoding probable sulfate transporter 3.4 — translated: MGINSNRVENLECRETVLTMPADAMPEPSRPEIEIHKVCLPPEQTTFQKLKHKLSEVFFPDDPFHRFKNQTTLRKLLLGLQFLFPVFQWGPEYTLALFKSDVVSGLTIASLSIPQGISYAKLANLPPIIGLYSSFVPPLIYSILGSSRHLAVGPVSIASLVMGSMITEAVSYNEHPTLYLKLAFTATFFAGVFQASLGLLRLGFVIDFLSKATLVGFMAGAAVIVSLQQFKGLLGIAHFTTKMQFIPVMSSVFHRKDEWSWQTIVLGFIFLLFLLGTRHISIKKPKLFWISAAAPLTSVILSTILVFLLRTKFPGISVIGHLPKGVNPPSLNMLYFTGPQLVLAIKTGIITGILSLTEGIAVGRTFAGLKNYQVDGNKEMMAIGFMNVAGSCSSCYVTTGSFSRSAVNYNAGAQTAVSNVVLSAAVLITLLFLMPLFHYTPNFILAAIIITAVIGLIDYQAACKLWKVDKLDFLACVCSFFGVLFISVPLGLAIAVGVSVFKILLHVTRPNTMVLGNISGTHIFQNLDRYRDASRVPSFLILAIDSPIYFANSTYLQERILRWVREEEERIKSTEDSPLKCVILDMTAVTSIDTSGIETVCELKKILMKKSLQFVLANPGGNVMEKLYNSKALEQFEFNGLYLSVGEAVKDISSLWKRPLS